From a single Xiphophorus maculatus strain JP 163 A chromosome 5, X_maculatus-5.0-male, whole genome shotgun sequence genomic region:
- the LOC102227682 gene encoding A-kinase anchor protein 8-like, whose amino-acid sequence MDNRGYGSGYSSWGGGSSGNRGSGGFDMYGGGAGGSYKDSGAGGYGGGGGSGGHLKRGPSGGSMLTSSGTHADAVIAKINQRLDMLTQLEGGFRGSRGDRFDEYESFDSRPSGLSSSRDLYRSGGGSYGFGDSMLMTQRGGSGFGGGIGLGGGGGFDSLSSSSYGVAKVRPNMRDSFAGGQGGGSGGGGWVGAGRRSPRRGGGAGARGAAGGFGGRRSDPTPLSGGLRGSGGGGQSHRGHSPGGGRGKLPSLLSNRMYPESGGFQGSAPGPQDFPGRHFGGGPRGGRQRGRKRPLIKQQVKPQRDGQKKRKTGGDEPESKMNKTEGEEAEGTQEEPKPEGDDNNPEAATEEATPSEEGKTATAKQEEKKKPPTQGQEKQQKARKRRGFMDRLMFACSVCKFRSFYKEEMDAHLESRFHKDHFKFLSNQLSKPTTDFLQEYMQNKFKKTAERVGQLENHSATICQIYREQDLTRELGMEHFMRKVEAAHCGACDLFIPMQPHLIQKHIKSPDHNYNRKGIMEQAKRGSLSVARSILNHKLIGKKLESYLKGENPFTGNQDEHDPEDSMAMDVSELEHTGEAAEGQPENPEVKDESVAEGEAAQEAEGEEPAAAAAAATAAAGGAAAAAAGEEEERMEDEEQQQLEEENQEEETQENHGVEEGFEIGEEEDEGYVVHDEGEEGFHGDEEGAEECQE is encoded by the exons ATGGACAACAGAGGTTACGGTTCTG gttaTTCCAGTTGGGGAGGCGGAAGCTCAGGAAACAGAG GTTCTGGTGGTTTTGACATGtatggaggaggagcaggaggaagttATAAAGACTCCGGAGCTGGAGGATACGGAGGTGGCGGCGGCAGCGGCGGCCATCTGAAGCGAGGGCCGTCAGGGGGATCTATGCTCACATCCTCTGGCACGCACGCAGACGCAGTCATTGCCAAGATTAACCAGCGCCTGGACATGCTCACACAGTTAGAAGGGGGGTTCAGGGGGTCTCGAGGAGACAG GTTTGACGAGTACGAGTCTTTCGACTCGCGCCCCTCCGGGCTCTCCTCCTCCCGAGATCTCTACAGATCTGGCGGCGGTAGCTACGGTTTTGGGGACAGCATGCTGATGACTCAGCGAGGCGGCTCCGGCTTCGGAGGGGGAATTGGGCTCGGGGGAGGAGGAGGCTTTGAcagcctctcctcctcctcctatgGCGTCGCCAAAGTGCGACCGAATATGAGAGACTCCTTCGCCGGTGGCCAGGGAGGCGGCTCCGGAGGCGGCGGATGGGTCGGAGCCGGCCGACGTTCCCCCAGAAGGGGCGGGGGCGCCGGGGCCCGAGGAGCCGCAGGAGGGTTTGGCGGCCGCAGGTCCGACCCCACCCCACTAAGCGGGGGTTTGCGGGGAAGCGGCGGCGGGGGCCAGTCCCACCGTGGCCACTCTCCAGGAGGTGGTAGAGGCAAGCTCCCATCCCTCCTGTCCAACCGCATGTACCCCGAGAGCGGTGGCTTCCAGGGCTCTGCTCCGGGGCCTCAGGACTTTCCCGGGAGGCATTTTGGAGGGGGGCCACGAGGCGGTCGCCAGCGAGGCCGCAAGAGACCCCTCATCAAA CAGCAGGTAAAGCCGCAGCGTGACggacagaagaagaggaagaccGGAGGCGACGAGCCGGAGTCGAAGATGAACAAGACGGAGGGCGAAGAGGCGGAGGGAACGCAAG aagaaccaaaaccagaaggTGACGACAACAACCCGGAGGCTGCAACTGAG GAAGCGACTCCCTCTGAAGAAGGGAAAACCG CTACGGCCAaacaggaggagaagaagaagcctCCGACCCAAGGACAGGAGAAGCAGCAAAAAGCAAGAAAGAGAAGAGGCTTCATGGACAG GTTGATGTTTGCATGTTCCGTCTGCAAGTTCCGCTCCTTCTACAAGGAAGAAATGGACGCTCATCTGGAAAGCCGCTTTCACAAGGACCACTTTAAGTTCCTCTCCAACCAGCTGTCCAAACCAACCACAGACTTCCTGCAG GAGTACATGCAGAACAAATTCAAGAAGACGGCAGAGAGGGTCGGCCAGTTAGAGAACCACAGCGCCACCATCTGTCAGATATACAGAGAGCAGGATCTCACCCGGG AGCTCGGAATGGAGCACTTCATGAGGAAGGTGGAGGCGGCGCACTGCGGAGCCTGTGACCTCTTCATTCCCATGCAGCCCCACCTCATTCAGAAGCACATCAAGTCTCCAGACCACAACTACAACCGGAAG GGCATAATGGAGCAAGCGAAGCGTGGCAGTTTGTCAGTGGCTCGAAGCATCCTCAACCACAAACTGATTGGGAAGAAACTGGAGAGCTACCTCAAG GGTGAGAACCCATTCACCGGGAACCAAGATGAGCACGACCCGGAGGACTCCATGGCGATGGACGTGTCAGAGCTGGAGCACACCGGGGAGGCGGCTGAAGGTCAGCCAGAAAACCCAGAGGTCAAAGATGAGTCTGTGGCTGAAGGAGAAGCTGCTCAGGAGGCAGAGGGGGAagaaccagcagctgctgctgctgctgctactgctgctgctggtggtgctgctgctgctgctgcaggggaggaagaggagaggatggaggatgaagagcagcagcagctggaggaagagAACCAGGAAGAGGAAACGCAGGAAAACCATGGAGTAGAGGAAGGTTTCGAGATTggcgaggaggaggacgagggaTACGTAGTGCACGACGAAGGAGAAGAGGGATTCCATGGCGACGAGGAAGGAGCGGAGGAATGTCAAGAATGA